From the Primulina tabacum isolate GXHZ01 chromosome 15, ASM2559414v2, whole genome shotgun sequence genome, one window contains:
- the LOC142525895 gene encoding agamous-like MADS-box protein AGL15 gives MASEKMDSAEKITEGKSSSGIKSAFIKRRDCLIKKASELAILCGSEVAIIGYSNDGKLFEYASSEYALYAAIFVSENSFSVVSLGFIHVMAKIMKRFEECQRIKKGVPVNHDPERQEDVLREEMEKLKQKEDQHVLGRNLDSMSREDLQELEQQLNEGLLCIKDRKEAILVQKLQKSRDNELQSMQENVTLRQKVENLERLCAPISYQQPILLEYQLKGQSNFELGQGVASPQLACDTSTGDADLVDTTLQLGPSTSKVCGKRKTPCEERRSNADTFLSI, from the exons ATGGcttctgagaagatggattccGCAGAGAAAATTACCGAGGGCAAAAGTAGCAGCGGCATCAAAAGTGCGTTCATCAAGAGGCGTGATTGTTTGATTAAGAAGGCGAGTGAATTAGCTATTCTCTGCGGTTCCGAAGTTGCCATTATTGGATACTCCAACGACGGGAAGTTGTTCGAATATGCTAGTTCCGAGTACGCCCTCTATGCTGCTATCTTCGTTTCTGAGAATTCCTTTTCTGTTGTTTCTTTGGGATTTATTCATGT CATGGCGAAAATAATGAAGAGATTTGAAGAGTGCCAGCGAATTAAAAAAGGTGTTCCGGTGAACCACGATCCAGAG AGGCAAGAGGATGTTCTGAGAGAAGAGATGGAAAAGCTCAAACAAAAGGAGGACCA GCATGTGTTGGGGAGGAATCTCGATAGCATGAGTCGCGAAGATTTGCAAGAACTCGAACAACAACTAAACGAAGGGTTATTGTGCATTAAGGATAGGAAG GAGGCAATATTGGTCCAGAAACTTCAAAAATCAAGGGATAAT gAGCTACAATCCATGCAGGAGAATGTGACTTTACGCCAAAAG GTTGAAAACCTTGAAAGGCTTTGTGCCCCGATCAGCTATCAACAACCAATTCTTCTCGAGTACCAGTTGAAGGGGCAGAGCAACTTCGAGCTCGGACAAGGCGTTGCCAGTCCCCAACTAGCTTGCGATACTAGCACTGGAGATGCAGACTTAGTGGACACCACCCTGCAATTGGG GCCTTCAACTTCCAAGGTTTGTGGAAAAAGGAAAACTCCATGCGAGGAAAGAAGAAGCAATGCCGATACTTTTCTTTCGATATAG